The following proteins come from a genomic window of Halanaerobiaceae bacterium ANBcell28:
- a CDS encoding ABC transporter permease produces MGLKNKLKNNENLYYALSNKKVLFGLTLFTIILLLAILGPYFTPYEYDGYESMGYQPPSRDNYFGTTMFGQDVFTMTVYGLRRTIQLGLIAGAIALTLGCLIGFFSGYYSGTIIDEGLMLITNLFLTLPTIPVIIIISAYLQARGLFVIAFLVGITSWPWVARAVRSQTLSIKNQEFVSLSKISGLNTLRILKEDIAANMFSYVFMTCILLFNGTILAAVGLEFLGLGPTTGISLGAVINLAVSWNAVELGFWWWAIIPGLVLTLMVASLYFINTGLDQVFNPRLREM; encoded by the coding sequence ATGGGATTAAAAAATAAACTAAAAAATAATGAGAACTTATATTACGCTCTAAGTAATAAAAAAGTATTATTTGGATTGACTTTATTTACTATCATACTATTATTGGCAATTCTTGGTCCTTATTTTACACCCTATGAATACGATGGTTATGAGTCAATGGGATATCAGCCACCATCCAGGGATAATTACTTTGGCACTACTATGTTTGGACAGGATGTATTTACTATGACAGTTTATGGATTAAGAAGGACAATACAATTAGGGTTGATAGCTGGTGCAATTGCTTTGACTTTAGGTTGTTTAATTGGTTTCTTTTCTGGCTACTATAGTGGAACAATTATAGATGAGGGGTTAATGCTAATAACAAATTTGTTTCTAACATTACCAACTATACCAGTTATTATTATTATTTCAGCATATCTACAGGCTAGGGGATTATTTGTGATTGCTTTTTTAGTAGGGATAACAAGTTGGCCCTGGGTTGCACGCGCAGTGCGCTCACAAACTTTGTCTATTAAAAATCAAGAGTTTGTTAGTTTGTCTAAAATATCTGGCCTAAATACATTAAGAATTCTTAAAGAAGATATTGCAGCAAATATGTTTTCATATGTATTCATGACTTGTATACTTTTATTTAATGGAACCATACTGGCAGCGGTTGGTCTTGAGTTTTTAGGACTTGGACCGACAACAGGTATCTCATTAGGAGCAGTTATAAATTTAGCTGTTAGTTGGAATGCTGTTGAATTAGGTTTCTGGTGGTGGGCTATTATACCAGGTCTTGTATTGACTTTAATGGTTGCATCTTTATATTTTATAAATACAGGTCTTGATCAAGTATTTAATCCACGGTTGAGGGAGATGTAA